In a single window of the Notamacropus eugenii isolate mMacEug1 chromosome 4, mMacEug1.pri_v2, whole genome shotgun sequence genome:
- the GFOD1 gene encoding glucose-fructose oxidoreductase domain-containing protein 1 isoform X2, which yields MMSAAHYYPKLMSIMGNVLRFLPAFVRMKQLIQEGYVGELLVCEVQVHSGSLLGKKYNWSCDDLMGGGGLHSVGTYIIDLLTFLTSQKAVKVHGLLKTFVKQTDHIKGIRQITSDDFCTFQMVLEGGVCCTVTLNFNVPGEFKQDIIVVGSAGRLMAAGTDLYGQRNSAPQQELLLQDATPVSNSLLPEKAFSDIPSPYLRGTIKMMQAVRQAFQDQEDRRTWDGRPLTMAATFDDCLYALCVVDTIKRSSQTGEWQNITIMTEEPELSPAYLISEAMRRSRMSLYC from the coding sequence ATGATGTCGGCTGCCCACTACTACCCCAAACTCATGAGCATCATGGGCAACGTCCTGCGCTTCCTGCCTGCCTTTGTGCGTATGAAACAGCTTATCCAAGAAGGTTATGTAGGGGAACTGCTGGTGTGTGAAGTCCAGGTGCATAGTGGGAGCCTCCTGGGCAAGAAGTACAATTGGAGTTGTGATGATCTGATGGGAGGTGGGGGCCTGCACTCCGTGGGCACTTATATCATTGACCTGCTCACCTTCCTCACCAGCCAGAAGGCAGTGAAAGTTCATGGACTACTCAAGACCTTTGTGAAGCAGACAGACCACATCAAGGGCATCCGCCAGATCACCAGCGATGACTTCTGCACCTTCCAGATGGTGTTGGAGGGTGGTGTGTGCTGTACTGTAACCCTCAATTTTAATGTGCCAGGGGAATTCAAGCAGGACATAATCGTAGTGGGTTCTGCTGGGAGGCTTATGGCAGCTGGCACTGATCTCTATGGCCAGCGAAACAGCGCCCCACAGCAAGAACTCCTGCTTCAAGATGCTACTCCCGTCAGCAATTCCCTGCTGCCAGAGAAAGCCTTTAGTGACATCCCCTCCCCATACCTACGGGGTACCATCAAGATGATGCAGGCAGTACGGCAGGCCTTCCAGGACCAGGAAGACCGAAGGACCTGGGATGGGCGGCCCCTCACCATGGCTGCCACTTTTGATGACTGCCTCTATGCCCTATGTGTGGTAGACACCATCAAACGGTCCAGCCAAACAGGGGAGTGGCAGAATATCACCATCATGACTGAGGAGCCAGAACTGAGCCCTGCCTACCTGATCAGCGAGGCCATGCGCAGGAGCAGGATGTCTCTGTATTGCTAG